The genomic stretch GTTCTTTGCCCCCGTTTCCGCGGATCCGCTTTTTGCACCGCCGCTGCATCCCGATAGCACTCCTGCCAGCACAAACGCACCTGCCAGCATAATAAACCGTTTTTTCATGTTTATTCCTCCTCCTTTTCATAATCTGCAAAAAACTTTCTGTGTTGACTTGTAAATTCAGTGTATCATACAAGATGTCTTTTCGCCTTACAAATCTTGCTTTTCAATGTACAGAAATTGCTTTTTAGCATGAAATTATTGTTTTAGTTTATGGAGGTATTTTTTTATCCAATGTAATTTTTTGTGTATTTATAATTATTAATCTCTATTTTTATTACTTTCTATATTTATTTTGTCCTTAAGGTTCTTATTTTTTACTTTTTTCTTATAGCAAGAAATGCGATGAATTTCAATAGATTTCAAAATTCGAGGATTCGAAAGGTATTTTTAAATTAAAAAAAGCACTTTCTGCCGGAATTTGGCGGAAAATGCTTTTTTGTTTTTATTGAATAGCTGCAGTCTGACAGTTTGTCACCGGCTGCTGCACCTCCAGGGACTTGTTATAAAAATAACGAATGACATCCTTGCGGGTAATGATCCCGATAAAATTCTTTTGGTCATCTACAACAGGCACAAAATTTTGGTTTAATGCCTTATCGATCAAATCTTCCATATTGGAATCCGCATATACGGGACGGTTATCTGACCTTCTGTCAAGGGCCGCCACCGTTACCTGCTCCGCTTCCTTTAAGTTAAGATTGAATTTGTTCTTGATTCCCCAAAGCATGTCCCCTTCCGTGATTGTTCCTACATATTTTCCCCGTCTGTTTATAACGGGCACTGCAGAGTATTTGTGATACTCCATCTTCTCTAGCGCCTGGCGCAGAGAATCATCCTCAAAAATATAAGCCACCTCATTCTTAGGTGTTAAAAAAAATAAAATGTTCATAGCCACACTCCCCGTTGATTCTCGTGAAGGCAACAAGCCAAGGTCAAGCGAACCTGACTTTGGCGGCTGCCCACGGGGTCAAATATTCCACAGTTTGCTGCGGGTATTTGACTGATCGGTTATAGTATAGCAGATGACTCTTAATCACGTATGAACATTTTATTATTTTTTTATAACTTTTTCCTGAGATTTCCTCTTTTCGGCTTACTGCATTTGATCAAGGGGATCAATAGCCTTATCATTATGAGTCAATTCAAAGTATACGTTGGCGCCTTCCACGGAATAATATTTGGTAGGCTCGGCTACATAGCCTAAGACCTGACCTTCTTTGATATATTCATTTTCTACAACTTGCAGCTCTTTTAACTGTCCGCAGATAGCTGTATAATTGTTGCCCATATTTAAGACAACGTAGCTTCCGATTTCTTCATTGGAGCCGACTTTTTCAACTTTTGCATTGGCAGGAGCCACAACAGGAGTACTTACATCTCCCTGGATCACAAGCCCTGGATTGCATTTATACTGGTCCAGAGTCGGAAAATAGATTGTGGTGTCCATGCTGTAGTCTAAAATGACATTTCCGCGTACTGGCCAGGTCATTCTGGTTGCATCATTAAAATTAAGTACCAGAGACGTTGCCGCGCTTTTGTCTGTTCCGGTCTTTACTGCCGGAGCCTGTGTTTCCTGAGCTGCAGAGGCTTTATTGGAATCAGCCACCTGCATTTCCTCTTCCATCGTTGCATTGGAGTCTCCTGCAACTGCCACTTGTGTTTCTTGGGGGACTGATTCTTCAACAATCATATTGCTCTGATCCGGTACTTGCAGATAAGGGCTTTCTCCTCCACCATTTCCTCTTTGAATGGTAATTACTCCTGCTGCAGCTACTATAGTCAGCAGGCCTAGAACCAACAGGACAAGGAATACTTTATCCTTGAACAATTGACTTATTTTCTCCTTCACGTTTATCACCTCGATAATATTCTTACCAAGAGTGAAAGAGTTATTCAGAAATAAAAGAAAAATTTTCAAATATGTTGTAGTGATACTGTACCCCCTGCAACTACAGTGCTCATTACAAATATTATCCAATAAATTTCATAATTCCAACTGCTGCCACAGTGTTGTTATTGTTTCCATGCATCTGGAATATGTTTCCATTCCGCAGCTGGCATAACGATTATTGCAAATGTGAGGAGCCCCCCAGGCACACGAAAGATAGAATACCTATTATTTATTCGGAATTTAAAGCAATATTTTTATAAAAATAAGGAAGAATTTGTTCCGCCGTCCAGCCTTCCTCTGCTTTGCACCTGGCTCCAAACTGGCTCATGCCATATCCGTGCCCAATTCCCTGGCAGACCACCCGGATTCCCTCTTCATATTCTTCAAAACGAAAGGCTGCGGAAGGAAGTCCCAGAACCCGCTGAATTTCCTCTCCCGTATATACCTTGGTACCAATCTGGATCTGCCCCACATATCCCCCCTCATCCCGGAGTACGATCTGGATGCTTCCCGGAATCTGATCTGCCTTCACAGGTACGCCGCCGGAAATCTGATTGATTTTTTCCGCAAAATCTTCTTTTTTATATGCAGCCATAGTGAGAAAACCTTCCGCTTCCACATCCCTGGAACATGCAACCTCCTGCAAATACGGATGGTTTTCATCTCCTGCTCTGGTCTTTCCGGTGCTTGCCCGGTGGAATAAGGGATCGATCAGCTTCCCTTCATACATCATGACCATCGACCTGGTAGACCGGACTGCGTTTTCCACTGCCTGATAGCTGGCAACAAAGGATTCGCTTCCCCACAGCTTTTCCATCTGCTGTTCCTCCAGATACTCCATGTGAAGTTCCGATTCTTTCACTTCATTTTGCCCGTTCATTTTTCCGTAGATGTATGTCCGGGCAATGATCGCCTGGGCCCTTAAAGCCTCCCTGCCATAATCGGCCGGCATCTGCTTAGCCACCACGCCGGGAAGATATTCTTCCACATCCATATAGGATTCTCCGCTTTTCCGGTCCAGAATGATCTTCTTACCGCTGGTGATCATGGGGAACTCCTTCTTCTCCTCGATCTTTCCCGTCCATGCCATGGTAATTATGTATGGAAACAACAGCGCAAGAATACACGCCATAACCGCTTTTTTTATCATTCCGAATCACCACCCTTTCCATCTTCCTGTCCCCTTGTTCAATATATGCAAAAAAACGCCCCGGAATCACTTCCGGAACGTTTTTACAATCTTATGCTTCTTCCAGCTCTACCTTTACCTTCTCTAAGTGCCAGATATCCTTTACATATTCTTCGATGGTTCGGTCTGAGGTAAACTTGCCGCTGTTTGCAACATTTAATATGGCAGCCTTCGCCCACCACGCTTCATCCCGGTACGCCTGGTCGATCCGGCGCTGAGCTTCTGCATAGGATGGGAAATCCTTTAAAATAAAGTACGTGTCCGCACGGTCACTGCTCTGTGTATTTAATAAGGAATTATAAATATCGCGGAACAGTTCCGGGTTCTGGGGAGAATAATAGCCGTTGATCAACTGCATCAGCACCCTGCGTATCTCGTAGTTGTTGTTGAAAATCTCCATGGGATTATATCCGCCCTCGTTCTCATAGCGGATCACCTCGTCGGAGGACATACCGAAGATAAAGGCGTTCTCCGCTCCCACTTCCTCTACGATTTCCACATTGGCGCCATCCATGGTTCCAAGGGTCAGGGCTCCGTTTAACATGAATTTCATATTTCCGGTACCGGAGGCCTCCTTGCTTGCCGTGGATATCTGTTCACTTACATCTGCCGTAGCAAAGATGATTTCTGCATTGGAAACCTTATAGTCCTCAATGAACACAACCTTGATCTTACCGCCGATGCTTCTGTCGTTATTAATCACATCAGCCACCGCGTTGATCAGCTTAATAGTCAGCTTTGCACGCTCATAGCCTGCCGCAGCCTTTGCGCCGAACAAAAAGGTCCTGGGAACCATATCAAGGTTTGGGTTATCCTTTAGCTGATTGTACAAATACATCACGTGCAGGATGTTCATAAGCTGCCGCTTGTATTCGTGGAGGCGCTTTACCTGAACATCAAACATGGATCTGGGATCCACTTCAATGCCGTTATGCTCTTTAATATATTTTGCCAGGCGCACCTTGTTCTGGTATTTGATGTCCATAAACTCCTGCCGGCACCTGGGGTCATCGGCATAGATTGCCAGACGGTGTATATGAGGCAGATTGGTGATCCAGTCGTTTCCGATCTTTCTTGTCACCCATTCGGCCAAAAGGGGATTTCCATGCAGAAGGAACCGCCTCTGGGTGATGCCGTTTGTCTTGTTGTTGAATTTCTCCGGCATCATCTGATAGAAGTCTTTCAGCTCCTGGTTCTTTAAAATTTCTGTATGAAGTCTGGCAACACCATTTACCGAGAAGCCTCCCACAATGGCCAGATTGGCCATGCGGACCTGACCATCGTAAACGATGGACATTTTCCGAAGCTTTTCCTGGCTGCCCGGATACATCTCCATGATTTTCTGCTGGAATCTCCGGTTTATCTCTTCTACGATCTGATAGATTCTGGGAAGCAGTCTGGAAAACAGCTCAATGGGCCATTTTTCCAAAGCTTCCGACATAATGGTATGGTTGGTATAGGCGCAGGTCTTTGTCGTGATTTCCCATGCTTCATCCCAGCTTAAGCTGTAATCATCAAGAAGGATTCTCATAAGCTCCGGGACTGCCACGGTGGGATGGGTATCATTCAGCTGGAAAACTGTCTTTTCGAAGAACTTATGTATATCTTCATGTTTTTCCATGTACTTCATAACCGCCCTCTGTACACTGGCGGAAATAAAGAAGTACTGCTGTTTCAAACGGAGTTCTTTTCCTGCATAATGGTTGTCATTGGGATAAAGGACCTCTACGATGGTCTTCGCCAGATTTTCCTGTTCCACCGCCTTCTGGTAATCGCCCCTGTCAAAGGAATCCAGACTGAAGGTATTGATGGCCTGGGCGTCCCAGATCCTTAAGGTGTTCACTACATTGTTTCCATATCCTACAATGGGCATATCATAGGGAACTGCCAGGACAGACTGATATCCCTCCTGGATAAAGCGTTCCCTTCCATTTTCCCTTATGGTATTGACATAGCCTCCGAACTTTACCTCAGTGGCATATTCGGCGCGGCGCAGCTCAAACGGATAGCCGTTTTTCAGCCAGTCGTCAGGAACTTCTACCTGAAATCCGCCTTCTATTTTCTGTTTGAACATGCCGTACCGGTATCGGATGCCGCAGCCATAAGCCGGATACCCGAGGGTTGCCAGGGAATCCAGGAAGCAGGCTGCAAGACGGCCCAGCCCCCCGTTTCCAAGAGCCGGATCCGGCTCCTGGTCCTCTATGGTGTTTAAATCAAAGCCCAGTTCTTCAAGAACTTCCTTTACTTCCGGCTGAGCCATAATGCTTATGATGTTATTGCCCAGAGCGCGGCCCATAAGGAATTCCATTGACAGATAATAAAGGGTTTTTACATCCTGATCTTCATATGCCTTATGGGTTGCGATCCATTCATCTATGATAACATCTTTTACTGCATAGGCCACTGCCTGGTACATCTGCTCCGGAGTAGCCTCATCAACCGTCTTGCGGAATACATTCTTCATGTTAAACAGAACACTTTTCTTAAAGATCTCCTTATCAAATCCCATACTCATTCTACAAGGCCTCCTAACCGTTTACTGAACCTTTTCCACACCCAGGGTTACATTTTCACCGTTAATGCTCCATTCTTTCACATAACCGGCCGGCGTTTCAAGGATGATGTCTTTTGCAAGCACTTCGCTCTTTACTTCTTCCTCATGGTCTTTTAATATACCGGCAATTTTTTCATTGCCCTTGCTGTATACCAGAATGTGATCCATCACCTCAAAACCGGCTTCCTTACGCATGGTCTGGATCTTACTGATCAGCTCACGGACAAATCCCTCTGCCAAAAGCTCAGGTGTTAAATTGGTATCCAGTACAACGGTGATGGTGTTATCGCCTTCGGATACGTAGCCTTCTGTCTGAGCGGTATCAATAAGAAGGTCTTCCTTGGTGAGCACAACTTCTGTTCCGTCAAAAGTAAAGGTG from Lacrimispora sphenoides JCM 1415 encodes the following:
- a CDS encoding glycogen/starch/alpha-glucan phosphorylase, producing MSMGFDKEIFKKSVLFNMKNVFRKTVDEATPEQMYQAVAYAVKDVIIDEWIATHKAYEDQDVKTLYYLSMEFLMGRALGNNIISIMAQPEVKEVLEELGFDLNTIEDQEPDPALGNGGLGRLAACFLDSLATLGYPAYGCGIRYRYGMFKQKIEGGFQVEVPDDWLKNGYPFELRRAEYATEVKFGGYVNTIRENGRERFIQEGYQSVLAVPYDMPIVGYGNNVVNTLRIWDAQAINTFSLDSFDRGDYQKAVEQENLAKTIVEVLYPNDNHYAGKELRLKQQYFFISASVQRAVMKYMEKHEDIHKFFEKTVFQLNDTHPTVAVPELMRILLDDYSLSWDEAWEITTKTCAYTNHTIMSEALEKWPIELFSRLLPRIYQIVEEINRRFQQKIMEMYPGSQEKLRKMSIVYDGQVRMANLAIVGGFSVNGVARLHTEILKNQELKDFYQMMPEKFNNKTNGITQRRFLLHGNPLLAEWVTRKIGNDWITNLPHIHRLAIYADDPRCRQEFMDIKYQNKVRLAKYIKEHNGIEVDPRSMFDVQVKRLHEYKRQLMNILHVMYLYNQLKDNPNLDMVPRTFLFGAKAAAGYERAKLTIKLINAVADVINNDRSIGGKIKVVFIEDYKVSNAEIIFATADVSEQISTASKEASGTGNMKFMLNGALTLGTMDGANVEIVEEVGAENAFIFGMSSDEVIRYENEGGYNPMEIFNNNYEIRRVLMQLINGYYSPQNPELFRDIYNSLLNTQSSDRADTYFILKDFPSYAEAQRRIDQAYRDEAWWAKAAILNVANSGKFTSDRTIEEYVKDIWHLEKVKVELEEA
- a CDS encoding SpoIID/LytB domain-containing protein, with protein sequence MIKKAVMACILALLFPYIITMAWTGKIEEKKEFPMITSGKKIILDRKSGESYMDVEEYLPGVVAKQMPADYGREALRAQAIIARTYIYGKMNGQNEVKESELHMEYLEEQQMEKLWGSESFVASYQAVENAVRSTRSMVMMYEGKLIDPLFHRASTGKTRAGDENHPYLQEVACSRDVEAEGFLTMAAYKKEDFAEKINQISGGVPVKADQIPGSIQIVLRDEGGYVGQIQIGTKVYTGEEIQRVLGLPSAAFRFEEYEEGIRVVCQGIGHGYGMSQFGARCKAEEGWTAEQILPYFYKNIALNSE
- a CDS encoding M23 family metallopeptidase → MKEKISQLFKDKVFLVLLVLGLLTIVAAAGVITIQRGNGGGESPYLQVPDQSNMIVEESVPQETQVAVAGDSNATMEEEMQVADSNKASAAQETQAPAVKTGTDKSAATSLVLNFNDATRMTWPVRGNVILDYSMDTTIYFPTLDQYKCNPGLVIQGDVSTPVVAPANAKVEKVGSNEEIGSYVVLNMGNNYTAICGQLKELQVVENEYIKEGQVLGYVAEPTKYYSVEGANVYFELTHNDKAIDPLDQMQ
- a CDS encoding CBS domain-containing protein produces the protein MNILFFLTPKNEVAYIFEDDSLRQALEKMEYHKYSAVPVINRRGKYVGTITEGDMLWGIKNKFNLNLKEAEQVTVAALDRRSDNRPVYADSNMEDLIDKALNQNFVPVVDDQKNFIGIITRKDVIRYFYNKSLEVQQPVTNCQTAAIQ